A genomic segment from Legionella micdadei encodes:
- a CDS encoding helix-turn-helix transcriptional regulator encodes MVLNLSIVPISQNVAIFPSRFYSDSTLSRTERLLDLLQILRRHRYPVSGSALASELGISLRTLYRDIQTLQAQGAQIDGEPGVGYRLRPCFMLPPLMFSEEELEALVLGSRWVAKRTDSRLALSSLNALSKIAAVLPDDLRNTLETAGLLVGPGHETPTGDEEQALIRKAIRFEYKLEIAYVDLKDSETERVIWPFAIGFFDQVRVLAAWCEIRQAFRHFRIDRIKKLDLIKHRYPKRRQTLLKEWRELNSIPVQ; translated from the coding sequence TTGGTTCTTAATTTATCTATTGTCCCAATCAGCCAAAATGTGGCAATATTCCCTTCTCGATTTTATTCGGATTCCACCTTGTCCCGCACAGAACGTCTTCTTGATTTGTTACAAATCCTACGCCGCCATCGATACCCGGTCAGCGGATCAGCATTAGCTTCCGAACTAGGTATTAGTTTGCGGACACTCTATCGGGATATTCAGACTTTACAAGCACAAGGTGCGCAAATTGATGGTGAACCAGGAGTGGGTTATCGTTTACGGCCTTGCTTTATGTTACCGCCTTTGATGTTTTCGGAAGAAGAGCTTGAAGCCTTAGTACTTGGTTCGCGATGGGTAGCAAAAAGAACTGACTCTCGATTAGCCCTGTCTTCACTTAATGCTTTGTCAAAAATTGCCGCCGTACTCCCTGATGATTTACGCAATACACTCGAAACAGCCGGCCTTCTCGTTGGCCCTGGACATGAAACCCCAACTGGGGATGAAGAACAGGCATTAATCCGCAAAGCCATCCGTTTTGAGTATAAACTTGAAATTGCTTATGTTGATCTTAAAGACAGTGAAACCGAACGGGTGATTTGGCCTTTCGCAATTGGCTTTTTTGATCAAGTACGTGTTTTAGCGGCGTGGTGCGAAATTCGTCAAGCTTTTCGCCATTTTCGTATTGATCGTATTAAAAAGCTTGACTTAATCAAGCATCGCTATCCCAAAAGACGTCAGACTCTTCTTAAAGAGTGGCGCGAATTAAATAGCATACCTGTCCAATAA
- a CDS encoding gamma-glutamylcyclotransferase family protein, producing the protein MQKLFSYGTLQLESVQLATFARRLEGRKDSLKGYVLRDLQITDPHVLKVSGKAVHQILVLTNQENDQVEGMVFDLTEAELVKADEYEVDDYVRIKVCLVSGIEAWVYAHRSTLG; encoded by the coding sequence ATGCAAAAACTCTTTTCTTACGGTACATTGCAACTTGAGTCCGTACAACTAGCAACTTTTGCAAGACGTTTGGAGGGTAGAAAGGACAGTCTAAAGGGTTATGTCTTAAGGGATTTGCAAATCACCGATCCTCATGTTCTTAAGGTGAGTGGAAAGGCTGTGCATCAGATTTTAGTACTAACCAACCAAGAAAATGATCAGGTTGAGGGGATGGTATTTGATTTAACTGAAGCAGAATTAGTGAAAGCAGACGAGTATGAAGTCGATGACTACGTGCGCATTAAGGTTTGTTTGGTGTCAGGCATAGAAGCTTGGGTGTATGCCCATCGCTCGACACTAGGCTAG
- a CDS encoding NAD-dependent malic enzyme, with translation MLDFKIIRDEQTGELCVETGTYGKPLLTIPQLNKGTAFTHEERRAFGLLGKLPHRVETLDEQVKRSYLQYSSYKTRLQQNIYLNNLHDKNQVLFYKLLSRYLGEMLPTIYTPIVGTAVKRFSHEYRQPRGLYIAHSDKNQIEEIINNRSNPEIDLIVVTDGEGVLGIGDQGIGGMDIPVAKLMVYSLCGGINPIRTLPVFLDVGTNNQELLNDPLYLGCQHPRIDREEYDAFIQIFIEAVRKHFPNAFLHWEDFGRSNARRILDKYQNELCTFNDDIQGTGAVTLSALLAACDVTGINLIDHRIVVFGAGSAGTGISDQIIDAMVRQGLGKEEAYKRFWLIDRQGLLVNSDLELTEAQKPYAREASEINLWPTHNKQLPSLTDTVRQIKPTILIGCSAQPGAFSQEIIEIMSSTCERPIIFPLSNPDEKCEAQPTDILTWSQGKALIATGTAFPAIEYQNRLIEIAQCNNALVFPGIGLGVIAVQASRLSKEMIWAAASTLSEYAPCKKDSFAPLLPSLNDAQSVAKHIAVAVAKTAVTEGLAQKNQDADLEKLIQDLFWEPRYLPFRRAKTVP, from the coding sequence ATGTTAGACTTCAAAATTATTCGAGACGAGCAAACGGGAGAACTCTGTGTAGAAACAGGTACTTACGGTAAACCCTTGCTCACAATTCCACAACTTAACAAAGGCACTGCCTTTACCCATGAAGAACGGCGTGCTTTTGGTTTACTTGGTAAGTTACCTCATCGAGTAGAAACATTAGATGAACAAGTAAAGCGAAGTTATTTACAATATTCCAGCTACAAAACCCGTCTACAACAAAATATTTACCTAAATAACTTACACGACAAAAATCAGGTCTTGTTTTATAAGTTGCTAAGCAGGTATTTAGGGGAAATGCTGCCTACAATTTATACTCCTATTGTGGGTACTGCTGTTAAACGTTTCAGTCATGAATACCGCCAGCCACGCGGTTTATACATTGCTCATTCTGATAAAAACCAAATTGAAGAAATTATTAATAATCGTTCGAACCCTGAAATCGACTTAATTGTAGTCACTGATGGAGAAGGGGTTTTGGGTATTGGCGATCAAGGGATTGGCGGAATGGATATTCCTGTTGCCAAACTCATGGTTTACTCCTTGTGCGGCGGCATTAACCCTATTCGCACTTTGCCCGTTTTCCTGGATGTGGGAACGAATAATCAAGAATTGCTCAATGACCCTTTATATCTTGGCTGCCAACACCCGCGTATTGATCGTGAAGAATATGATGCTTTTATTCAAATCTTCATTGAAGCCGTGCGCAAACACTTTCCGAATGCCTTCTTACATTGGGAAGATTTTGGGCGCAGCAATGCTAGACGGATTTTAGATAAATATCAAAACGAATTATGTACCTTTAACGATGATATACAAGGAACAGGGGCTGTCACTTTGTCTGCCTTATTAGCCGCATGTGATGTGACTGGCATAAACCTCATTGATCATCGAATTGTAGTCTTTGGTGCAGGCTCTGCAGGAACAGGTATCAGTGATCAGATCATTGATGCCATGGTTAGACAAGGATTGGGGAAAGAAGAGGCCTATAAACGCTTTTGGCTTATTGATCGTCAAGGGCTTTTAGTGAACTCTGATTTAGAACTTACTGAAGCACAAAAACCCTATGCTCGAGAAGCAAGCGAAATAAATCTTTGGCCTACTCACAATAAGCAGCTACCAAGTTTGACTGACACTGTCAGGCAGATTAAGCCGACCATTTTAATAGGGTGTTCAGCACAGCCTGGCGCTTTTTCCCAGGAAATTATCGAAATTATGTCCTCAACCTGTGAGCGCCCTATTATTTTTCCGCTTTCAAATCCCGATGAAAAATGTGAAGCACAACCAACAGATATTTTAACTTGGAGCCAGGGTAAAGCTTTAATAGCAACAGGAACTGCTTTTCCCGCAATAGAGTACCAAAACCGTTTAATCGAAATTGCCCAGTGCAATAATGCTCTAGTCTTTCCAGGAATAGGTTTAGGCGTAATTGCGGTACAAGCCTCACGATTATCTAAAGAAATGATTTGGGCTGCCGCTTCAACGTTAAGCGAATACGCACCTTGTAAAAAAGACAGTTTTGCCCCCTTACTCCCCTCCCTTAATGACGCACAATCCGTTGCTAAACACATTGCTGTGGCTGTGGCAAAAACTGCGGTAACCGAGGGCTTAGCGCAAAAAAACCAAGATGCAGATTTAGAGAAGTTAATTCAGGATTTATTTTGGGAACCGCGGTATTTGCCTTTTAGAAGAGCGAAGACAGTTCCGTAA
- the surE gene encoding 5'/3'-nucleotidase SurE, with protein sequence MRILVSNDDGVYAPGIRALANEMSAIAEVVVVAPDRNRSGASNSLTLTRPLRIKQLDNGYYSVEGTPTDCVHLALTGFLDPIADMVVSGINDGANLGDDILYSGTVAAAMEGRYLGLPAIAYSMVGENIQHYDTAAAIARQLVIKMRANLLPSQTILNVNIPDLPLEKIRGIEVTRLGTRHAAEPVVKEYDPRGRPIYWVGPSGVEADAGPGTDFYAIAQNCVSITPLQLDMTHYKVFDTLSAWVNEINWGI encoded by the coding sequence ATGAGAATTTTAGTAAGTAATGATGATGGTGTGTATGCTCCGGGCATAAGGGCACTTGCAAATGAAATGTCCGCCATTGCGGAAGTGGTGGTGGTTGCCCCTGATAGAAATCGCAGTGGGGCAAGCAATTCCCTCACTTTGACGAGGCCGCTTAGGATCAAGCAATTAGATAATGGCTATTACAGTGTAGAGGGAACACCAACCGATTGCGTGCATCTCGCTTTAACAGGATTTCTAGACCCCATTGCAGACATGGTTGTTTCTGGAATCAATGATGGCGCTAATCTGGGTGATGATATTCTTTACTCTGGAACAGTTGCTGCTGCAATGGAAGGTAGATATTTGGGTTTGCCAGCAATTGCATATTCGATGGTTGGGGAAAATATTCAGCATTACGACACTGCAGCGGCAATTGCCCGGCAATTAGTTATTAAAATGCGTGCTAATCTGTTGCCGTCTCAAACTATCTTAAATGTAAATATTCCCGACCTGCCTTTAGAAAAAATTAGAGGGATCGAAGTAACGCGTTTGGGTACTCGCCATGCAGCAGAACCTGTTGTCAAAGAATATGATCCTCGTGGGCGCCCCATATATTGGGTAGGGCCTTCCGGTGTTGAAGCCGATGCTGGTCCAGGGACTGATTTTTATGCCATTGCTCAAAATTGTGTATCGATTACCCCTCTACAGCTTGATATGACTCATTACAAAGTATTTGATACTTTATCTGCTTGGGTAAATGAAATTAATTGGGGAATATAA
- a CDS encoding peptidoglycan DD-metalloendopeptidase family protein, translating to MYKLCVLALIILLTACTTRQSLAPVVELKWKPHNPNQTTHIVQRGETLYAVAFRYDLDYRQLAAINRLHRPYALRVGQVLRVRGIAPRTQFLPAKPMRIQQSVTRAKPNRYFYPKTRQYRSVAAQGQHWIWPVNGRVAARFAPQQGKKGIDIAGKKGEKIRASSGGVVAYAGSGLSGYGNLIIIKHNDQYLTAYGNNSKNIVKEGQSVKAGQIIAEMGVIDRKYWGVHFEIRKAGKPVNPLDYLKG from the coding sequence ATGTACAAATTGTGCGTATTAGCATTAATAATTTTGCTTACTGCTTGTACAACGAGACAAAGCCTAGCGCCTGTGGTTGAGTTAAAATGGAAACCGCATAATCCAAATCAAACCACTCATATCGTCCAGCGTGGCGAAACGCTTTACGCAGTTGCTTTTCGCTATGATTTAGACTACAGGCAACTTGCCGCAATTAACCGGTTGCACAGACCTTATGCATTACGGGTTGGACAGGTTCTCCGGGTTAGAGGAATAGCTCCCCGTACCCAATTTTTGCCAGCCAAGCCAATGCGTATCCAGCAGAGCGTTACCCGGGCTAAGCCAAATAGATATTTTTATCCCAAAACGCGTCAATACCGATCAGTAGCAGCTCAAGGACAACACTGGATCTGGCCAGTCAATGGCCGGGTTGCTGCCCGATTTGCTCCCCAACAAGGAAAAAAAGGCATAGATATTGCTGGTAAAAAAGGTGAAAAGATACGTGCTTCCTCGGGCGGGGTGGTTGCTTATGCAGGTAGTGGTCTTTCTGGTTATGGAAATTTGATTATCATCAAACATAATGACCAATACCTCACTGCTTACGGGAATAATTCAAAAAATATTGTCAAGGAAGGGCAAAGCGTTAAAGCTGGACAGATTATTGCCGAAATGGGTGTTATAGATAGGAAATATTGGGGTGTCCATTTCGAAATTAGGAAGGCTGGAAAACCTGTTAATCCTCTGGATTATTTAAAGGGTTAA
- the rpoS gene encoding RNA polymerase sigma factor RpoS, giving the protein MQADNESMKEDEIPEEEWNESPDEEMLLAEEPEEVLQEELPDFSDEEAFPSFQKGRQAAKIMDATQIYLSEIGFSPLLSAEEEVHYARLALKGDAAARKKMIESNLRLVVKIARRYLNRGLPLLDLIEEGNLGLMKSVEKFDPDRGFRFSTYATWWIRQTIERAIMNQTRTIRLPIHVVKELNVYLRAARQLTQKLDHEPSAEEIAEMVDKPLEDVEKLLGLNDKVASVDTPIGYDESKSLLDTIADENSMNPAELLTDENLRNHIESLLDKLTENQQQVIARRFGLRGFEKATLEDVGKEIDLTRERVRQIQVEALKTLRGLLEKVGLTQEDLF; this is encoded by the coding sequence ATGCAGGCAGATAACGAATCAATGAAAGAAGATGAAATTCCAGAAGAAGAGTGGAATGAATCTCCTGATGAAGAAATGTTGCTCGCTGAAGAGCCAGAGGAAGTACTTCAGGAAGAGCTCCCTGATTTTAGTGATGAAGAGGCTTTCCCTAGCTTTCAGAAGGGTAGACAAGCGGCCAAAATTATGGACGCCACACAAATTTATTTAAGCGAAATTGGTTTTTCTCCACTCCTCTCAGCGGAGGAGGAAGTCCATTACGCAAGGCTTGCGCTCAAGGGTGATGCTGCTGCGCGTAAAAAAATGATCGAATCCAATTTGCGTTTAGTCGTGAAAATAGCGCGGCGCTATCTCAATCGCGGGTTACCACTCCTTGATTTGATCGAGGAAGGGAATTTAGGATTGATGAAATCAGTGGAAAAATTTGATCCTGATAGAGGGTTTCGTTTTTCTACCTATGCAACATGGTGGATAAGACAAACCATTGAACGGGCAATCATGAATCAAACCCGCACAATACGATTGCCGATTCATGTGGTAAAAGAGCTTAATGTTTACCTACGTGCCGCAAGACAGTTAACACAAAAGCTTGATCACGAGCCTTCAGCAGAAGAAATTGCGGAAATGGTGGATAAGCCTCTCGAAGATGTTGAAAAACTATTGGGTTTGAATGACAAGGTTGCTTCTGTGGATACACCTATTGGCTACGATGAGAGCAAATCCTTACTAGATACGATTGCTGACGAAAACAGTATGAACCCAGCCGAGCTCTTGACGGATGAAAATTTACGTAACCATATCGAATCCTTATTGGATAAGCTCACGGAAAACCAACAGCAGGTGATTGCAAGACGTTTTGGTTTGCGTGGTTTTGAAAAGGCAACGTTGGAAGATGTCGGAAAAGAAATTGATTTAACACGTGAGCGAGTCAGACAAATCCAAGTTGAGGCTTTAAAGACATTAAGAGGACTCTTAGAAAAAGTGGGTTTGACACAAGAAGATTTATTTTAA
- a CDS encoding PLP-dependent cysteine synthase family protein — translation MTNSWHKNALQKIFAEMNRSSDTHLLKIFFSKKSNISLYLKDESSHITGSLKHRLARSLYLYGICNGWINENTTIIEASSGNTAVAEAYFAFLLGLRFIAVMPKSISQQKIKRIEHYQGECVLIEHTQTDREVAYELASKCNSHFMDQFTFAERAVDWRSNNNIAESTFRQMANEQFPIPEWIVCGAGTGGTAATFGRYIRYALYPTQLCVVDPEDSVLYDYFIHRDSSISIQKASRIEGIGRRYVPASFFPDIISRMIKVPDDGSIAALYFLEQLTGLKFGASTGSALYGSLQLAAELQEQGKKGSIVVIAGDSGHLYHDTYYNHDWLKTKNIHIKPYLEQLWHFYNTGKWVMP, via the coding sequence ATGACTAACTCTTGGCACAAAAATGCTCTGCAAAAAATTTTTGCTGAAATGAACCGTAGTTCTGATACACATCTTTTAAAAATTTTTTTCAGCAAAAAATCCAATATTAGTCTCTATCTAAAGGACGAATCCAGCCACATAACAGGCAGCTTGAAACATCGGCTTGCCCGTTCTCTCTACTTATACGGAATCTGCAATGGATGGATTAACGAAAATACCACCATTATCGAAGCTTCTTCCGGTAATACGGCAGTTGCTGAGGCTTATTTTGCATTTTTATTGGGGCTTAGATTTATTGCAGTCATGCCAAAATCGATTTCGCAGCAAAAAATTAAGCGTATTGAACATTACCAAGGCGAGTGTGTTTTAATCGAACACACCCAAACTGATCGCGAGGTCGCTTACGAATTAGCAAGCAAATGTAATAGCCATTTTATGGATCAGTTTACTTTTGCAGAAAGAGCAGTTGATTGGCGAAGCAATAACAATATTGCCGAATCAACTTTCCGCCAAATGGCAAACGAACAATTTCCTATCCCTGAATGGATTGTTTGTGGTGCTGGAACAGGTGGCACTGCAGCTACGTTTGGACGCTATATCCGTTATGCTTTATACCCAACTCAATTGTGTGTCGTCGATCCTGAAGATTCAGTACTCTACGATTATTTTATTCATCGCGATAGCTCCATATCCATTCAAAAAGCTTCGCGCATTGAAGGTATCGGTAGGCGTTATGTCCCAGCATCCTTTTTCCCAGATATTATTTCTCGTATGATTAAAGTTCCGGATGACGGAAGTATCGCTGCACTCTATTTTTTAGAGCAATTAACCGGCTTGAAATTTGGTGCTTCTACTGGATCAGCGCTATACGGTTCATTGCAATTAGCCGCTGAATTACAGGAACAAGGGAAAAAAGGCTCGATTGTCGTTATTGCTGGAGATAGCGGCCATTTGTATCATGATACTTATTACAATCACGATTGGCTAAAAACAAAAAACATCCATATCAAGCCCTATTTGGAACAGCTCTGGCATTTCTATAACACTGGAAAATGGGTAATGCCTTAA
- the hmgA gene encoding homogentisate 1,2-dioxygenase translates to MYLAGFGNFHQSEAIPKALPEGQNSPQKCPHGLYAEQLSGSAFTRPRHVNLRSWLYRTIPSVVHEDYVPYSKVEMLIQAKEQAPNPWRWSPLPPPSNPQDFIDGLFYIAGNSLANAFIYQCNRSMKNRYFSNSDGEMLFVPYLGEIILYTEFGRLPITPGKIAVIPRGVKFKMELSCPLACGYLCENTGSPFTLPQLGPIGANGLANPRHFLYPQATFEENQRVEVMLICKYQNRLWSARSNHSPLNVIAWQGNYAPYCYDLSLFNTINTVSFDHPDPSIFTVLTSESDTLGVANIDFVIFPPRWMVAEHTFRPPYFHRNIMSELMGLIQGEYDAKKEGFLPGGVSIHNCMTGHGPDSASYQEAVNQELTPARYKDTLAFMFETRMPWLISEAALMHPARQKDYSKCWQSLAFNFNN, encoded by the coding sequence GTGTATCTAGCAGGTTTTGGCAATTTTCATCAATCTGAAGCAATTCCTAAGGCTTTACCCGAAGGGCAAAACTCTCCGCAAAAATGCCCTCATGGTTTGTACGCGGAACAGTTAAGTGGCAGCGCTTTCACCAGGCCAAGGCATGTGAATTTGCGCAGCTGGCTTTATCGTACCATCCCCTCGGTCGTTCACGAAGACTATGTACCCTATTCTAAGGTTGAAATGCTTATCCAAGCAAAAGAACAAGCACCCAATCCATGGCGTTGGTCACCTTTGCCCCCTCCTTCGAACCCTCAAGATTTCATTGATGGTTTATTTTATATAGCAGGCAATAGCTTGGCGAACGCTTTTATTTACCAATGTAACCGATCAATGAAAAACCGCTATTTTAGTAACAGCGACGGGGAAATGTTGTTCGTCCCCTACCTGGGAGAGATAATCCTTTACACTGAGTTTGGGCGACTTCCCATCACTCCAGGCAAAATTGCTGTTATTCCCCGTGGCGTAAAATTTAAAATGGAATTATCTTGTCCTTTAGCATGCGGTTATCTGTGCGAAAATACTGGCTCTCCTTTTACTTTGCCACAACTAGGTCCAATTGGCGCTAACGGTTTGGCTAATCCTAGGCATTTTCTCTACCCGCAGGCGACATTTGAAGAAAATCAGCGAGTGGAAGTGATGCTCATATGCAAATATCAAAACCGGTTATGGTCGGCCAGATCTAACCACTCACCGCTGAATGTGATTGCATGGCAAGGTAATTATGCGCCTTATTGCTATGATTTGTCTCTGTTCAATACAATCAATACCGTGAGCTTTGATCATCCAGATCCCTCCATCTTTACCGTATTAACCTCTGAAAGCGACACACTTGGTGTTGCTAACATTGATTTTGTCATTTTTCCCCCACGCTGGATGGTTGCCGAACATACTTTCCGTCCACCTTATTTTCATCGCAATATTATGAGTGAGTTAATGGGGTTAATTCAGGGCGAGTATGATGCAAAAAAAGAAGGCTTTTTACCTGGCGGTGTCAGTATACACAATTGCATGACTGGACATGGTCCTGATAGTGCAAGTTATCAAGAGGCTGTGAATCAAGAGTTAACACCGGCTCGCTACAAAGACACCTTGGCTTTTATGTTTGAAACCAGAATGCCTTGGCTAATTAGCGAAGCAGCTTTAATGCACCCTGCAAGGCAAAAGGACTACTCAAAATGCTGGCAAAGCTTGGCATTTAATTTTAATAATTAG
- a CDS encoding YebC/PmpR family DNA-binding transcriptional regulator: protein MAGHSKWANIRFRKGAQDAKRGKIFTKLIREITVAARTGGADESSNSRLRDVVTKALKANMKRDTIDGAIKRGAGGLEGENMMEMRYEGYGPGGVAILVDCLSDNKNRTVSEVRHAFTKYGGNLGTDGSVAYLFNKQGEILLAAGQPEDKVMEIAIEAGAEDVVTEEGQIEIITGADNYHAVLAAIQQAGYEVEQSQLTMRAQTMVPLDKEAAESLIKLIDMLEDLDDVQEVHSNAEFPESVFE, encoded by the coding sequence ATGGCCGGACATAGTAAATGGGCTAATATTCGTTTTCGCAAAGGCGCACAAGATGCGAAACGAGGTAAAATTTTCACAAAGCTAATTCGAGAAATTACCGTTGCTGCACGTACAGGTGGAGCCGACGAATCGTCCAATTCTAGATTACGCGACGTAGTAACTAAAGCGCTCAAAGCTAATATGAAACGCGACACAATTGATGGTGCAATCAAGCGCGGAGCAGGCGGTTTAGAAGGCGAAAACATGATGGAAATGCGCTATGAGGGTTATGGGCCTGGTGGTGTTGCCATTCTTGTTGATTGCTTATCAGACAATAAAAACCGTACCGTATCGGAAGTTCGCCACGCATTTACAAAATATGGTGGGAATCTAGGAACAGATGGGTCTGTTGCTTACCTCTTCAACAAACAGGGTGAAATTCTTTTAGCTGCCGGCCAACCTGAAGATAAGGTGATGGAAATTGCAATCGAGGCGGGTGCCGAAGATGTCGTCACCGAAGAAGGGCAAATAGAAATCATTACTGGCGCAGACAACTATCATGCCGTATTGGCTGCTATCCAGCAGGCAGGGTATGAAGTTGAGCAATCACAACTCACTATGCGGGCACAAACCATGGTTCCTTTGGATAAAGAAGCTGCCGAAAGCCTAATCAAGTTGATCGATATGCTGGAAGATTTGGATGATGTTCAAGAAGTACATAGTAACGCCGAGTTCCCAGAGTCAGTATTTGAATAA
- the ruvC gene encoding crossover junction endodeoxyribonuclease RuvC has product MSIILGIDPGSRVTGYGIIKEEDRKLHYIDSGCIRTSEGTLSERLLEIFDGICQLMDNYSPDEVAIEQVFMHQNPNSALKLGHARGAAMVAAASHRVKVNEYSAREIKQSVVGYGAAQKAQVKHMVVNILMLNRPPQNDAADALAIAICHSHMRHGLAALQQYRQQGLRRRGK; this is encoded by the coding sequence GTGAGTATTATTTTAGGGATTGATCCAGGATCACGCGTAACCGGTTATGGCATTATCAAAGAAGAGGATCGAAAGCTCCACTACATTGATAGCGGATGCATCCGAACTTCTGAAGGTACGTTAAGTGAGCGTTTATTGGAAATTTTCGATGGTATCTGCCAATTAATGGATAATTACTCTCCTGATGAGGTGGCAATAGAACAAGTATTCATGCATCAAAATCCAAATTCGGCACTCAAATTAGGGCATGCAAGAGGGGCTGCAATGGTTGCCGCCGCTTCGCACCGGGTTAAGGTGAACGAATATTCTGCACGTGAAATTAAGCAGTCTGTTGTGGGGTATGGTGCAGCACAAAAAGCCCAAGTAAAGCATATGGTTGTCAATATTCTTATGCTAAATCGCCCCCCGCAGAATGATGCAGCTGACGCTTTAGCAATCGCGATTTGTCATAGCCATATGCGACATGGTTTAGCTGCTCTCCAGCAATACCGACAGCAAGGCTTAAGGAGGCGTGGGAAATGA
- the ruvA gene encoding Holliday junction branch migration protein RuvA, with the protein MIGWLSGQIVDKNQLGKLVIDVNGVGYDVETSLQTFFQLESHQGKVGLHIHTVVREDALLLYGFLDKLERSLFRSLIKVNGVGPKMAITILSSITPHEFIQCINDQNTSHLTKLPGIGKKTAERLMIEMKDSIKQFGSSDFNQAVTKSAVNVREQDEAISALESLGYKQQEAVKVISKIDDGNKTCEQLIRQALQLLASK; encoded by the coding sequence ATGATAGGTTGGTTAAGCGGGCAAATTGTTGATAAAAACCAATTGGGGAAATTGGTGATTGATGTGAATGGCGTTGGTTATGATGTCGAAACGTCCTTACAAACTTTTTTTCAACTTGAATCGCATCAAGGTAAAGTGGGACTGCATATTCATACGGTTGTCCGTGAAGATGCCTTATTGCTTTATGGTTTTTTAGATAAGCTAGAGCGTTCCTTATTTCGCTCTTTAATTAAAGTGAATGGCGTTGGGCCTAAAATGGCAATCACTATTCTTTCAAGCATTACTCCTCATGAATTTATCCAGTGTATAAATGATCAAAACACATCGCATTTGACCAAATTACCCGGGATCGGCAAAAAAACAGCTGAGCGTTTAATGATTGAAATGAAAGATAGTATAAAGCAGTTTGGTTCGAGTGATTTCAACCAAGCTGTCACTAAATCAGCTGTTAATGTGCGTGAACAAGATGAGGCAATTAGTGCTTTAGAGTCCTTAGGCTATAAGCAACAAGAAGCGGTTAAAGTGATTAGTAAAATTGATGACGGAAACAAAACCTGCGAACAGCTGATTAGACAAGCTTTGCAGCTGTTGGCTAGTAAGTAG